GCCGTGTCCGTCCGCGTCCCAAGGTCCGAGACCTTCGAGTGCCGCGGAGTCCACGACGTACGCGTCACCGCGGCGTAGCCGCCCCAACAGCGCCCACACGACGCGTGTACGAAGCGCAGGGTCGGCGTCGAGGCGCGGGTCGTCCAACGCCTGATCCACGAGGCGGAACGGGCTGCCGAGGCCCAGCCGGAGACGCTCCAGGTAGTTGAGGCCAATCGTGAGCGCGTCGCCGCGAGCCCCGCGCGGGCTCGCGTTTCGCGCGAGCACGATCGTGGAATCGAAGTACGACGTCGACCTCATGAGTTGCGAGGCGGCGTCGGCGTCGATGGAGGGCCGCTGATGCATCGCGCCGAGGATGAGGGCGGCGACGAACAGAGCAGCCGTGACGAGGAGGGAAAAGCGGCGAACTACGTCCATCGTTGGTTCGTACCCATGGCGGGCTGTCGGGTTGCCGAACCGCTCGGCGCCCCGTCTATGCTAGTACCGTGCAATTCTACACGATGACAACACTTAACATGTGGACTGGTGGACTGGTGGACCGGTGGACCGGTCCGCTGATCAACCGGCTTGTTGCGTTGGTACTGGCGGCGACGGCCTTGGTGGGAACTCGCGGGGTTGCGCAAACGCCGCGTCTTTCGATGACGCCGAGCCGACCCGGCGGTGGGACGCTTACTCGTTTGACGATCGACCGACTCGACGGGCACGCCGACTCGGTCGTGTCCGTCGTGGGAGAGATGGCCGGCGAGCCCCTGCATTTCCTGGACGCCGGAAAGGAAAAGCTCCAGGCGCTGGGGGCCATTCCTGTCGAGGTGTCGGACTCCGTCGTCGCAAATGTGGTGATCGCGCGAGCGTCGGGGAAGTCGGATACTCTCCGACTCAAGCTCCCGTATCCGCACCATGCGCCACCGCCGCCGCCGATGGGGTCGAGAGGACGCGCGCCGGGCGCGCGTCGCCTGCGCGTGGACCCGCGCTTCACTGCCCGTCCCGACTCTGCCACCGAGGCGCGCGTCGAGCACGAGAACGAGCTGGCGCGCGATGTCGGTCGCAAGGCGCAGGACACGCCGGCGCTCTGGGAGGCAGCGTTCGCTCGCCCCCGCAGCGCCAAGGTGACGAGCAAGTTCGGCAGCGGCCGGGTCTTCAACGGTCGCGTATCGAGCAGCCACTTGGGCGTGGACTATCGCGGGGCGCTCGGCGATCCGATCTACGCGGCGAACCGCGGCGTGGTCGCGCTGGTGGACACGTTCTTCCTCGCCGGGAACGTCGTGTACATCAACCACGGCAACGGCCTCGTCACGGGCTACTTCCATATGAGCCAGCCGGAGGTGGCGATCGGCGACACGGTCGAGAAGGGACAGGAGATCGGGAAGGTTGGCGCGACAGGGCGTGTGACCGGACCGCATCTGCACTGGAGCGCGCGCTTTGGAGCTTTGACAATCGATCCGGCCGATCTGTTGTCTCTCGGTCCACCGTTTGTAACGGCGCCGGCGACATCGAAGGCCAGCGGGCGCTCGACTGCGACGGCGCGTAAGAGTTCCGCGAGGTCGGTCGCCAAGCGTGAGTGAGTCCCGTAAGCAGTCACGCGCCGAGCCGCCCTCATAGCAGGCCCCGGCGACCAGCCCGGCCGTCCCTACGACGATGGCGAAGTATGGCCAGTGCGTGTGCCGGGTGGTTTCCTGGTTCACAGGCGCGGTCCGGGGTCCGTGGATGGGCGTGCCTGCCCTTAAAGGTTTGAGATCACTCAAGGCCCGGGTGATCTACTGGCGTCGACGATCAGGCCGATCACAGTGCCGACGGCCGCTCCCACGGCGGCACCCGCGGCGATGTAGCCCGGCAGGAAAGACAGCGATCCATCGTCCTGGCAATCCTGGTGGCAGTTCGCGACGGCGAGGCCCGCGACCGCTCCGCCGCCGATCAGCGCGCCACCGAGGGTGAAATATGGCCAGTAGCGCTTCTGATCCTCGGCCTGTCGCTTCAGCGATGACGTCAGGTGCGGCGCGGTCGCGGGCCGGCTCGATGGATCCGCCCGGGGTGCGTACGCCGCATAGAGCATCAGACGCGAATCGGACGACAGCGTTCGTGGATCGAATGCTGGCGGCGCACTTGAAGTATCCGACAGCTGCGCGACCGCCGCGCGCGACAAGAACAGCGTACTCCCCCATGCAACGACGATGGACCGAAATCTCGACATTCGGCCTTCCCAGATCGGCTCGCTTTATTCGACTCGAGCTCGACCGGCTTCGGCCAGGCCCAAACCAGCTTCTCGTATCACTATTTCAGCGATCTAGATCTCGCAAGCTCGGAGACGAAAACGGGGGGAGCGCCGGTTGGCACTCCCCCCGAAGTCATTGAGCCCCGCGACGCCTACGCCTTCGTGTCGAGGCAGCCGTGGAAGTTCGGGTTGTTCAACTCGTGATCCGGAACCGGGAACGCGACCTGCGATCCGTACGTGCCGGACGGCGTGCCGTTGCGAATGAACGTTCCCGTCGGGAAGACCTTGTCCTGCGTGCGGCCGTACTGACGAACCAGGCGGCGCAGGTCGCCCATGCGGAAGCCACGCTCGAACTGCCAGAGCGCCTTCTCGCGGAAGAACAGATCCGTCGCCGTGTTCTTGTCCGCCGGCGTGGCGAGGGCCGACATCGCCGCGACCTTGAACAGACCGAGCGTCTGAGGGGAAGTGCGAAGTGCGTTCAGGATCGTCATCATGCCCGCGATGTCGTTGGCATTGAGCTTCGCCTCCGCCTCGACGAGACGCGCGTCGATGCCCGAGAGCACCGGAATCGGATCGTCGCGACCCCAATTCCCCTGATCGATGAAGATCGTGACATTGTCCTCGCCCGGCGCGCCCGAGTTGACGACCTTGACGCGTGGGTCGTTGAGCCGCGCGAAGGGAATCGCGTTGTTGATCGGCCCCGAGATGCTGACGCTGTCGCCGAGCGTGTACCGCTTTACGCTCGTCCCCATGATCCACCACTCATTGTCGAACGTGGTCTGGGAGTAATCGAAGTTGTACTGGAAGCTCGTCGGAACGGCGGTCGACGATACCTCGCTGGCGGCACCGGTGAAATCGCCGAGGTCCACCTTGATGCGACCGCGGGTGACCAACACGGCCTGCTTGATGGCGACCGTCGCGGCATCCGTCGCCGTGAGGAACGTGAGCGCCGTGTCGGTGCGAGCCAACGCCGTCTTGAAGACGTCGGCATCGGTGAGCGGCTGCGTGTACTGCGGTACGCCGCCCACGGTCTCGCCGAGCGGAATGCCGTTGCAGAACGACTCGCCGAGCTCCATCTCGATGTAGCCCATCATCAGATACATCTCGCCGACGTGCTGCTTGCCGGCGGCCGACTGGTCGAACGCGACGAGCCCATTGATGGCGTCGCGCGCGCGGCCGCGAGCCTGCTGCGCCGCCTGGTAGATCGGCGTGAGCACGCCGTCGTTCGTCGCCAGATTGCGCGAGTCCGCGTCGTTGCGCTGCGAGAACGTGTCGCCCGACTGGAGCTCGTCGGTGAACAGCGCCTGCCAGTTCCAGAGCGCTTCGGTGTTGTTGCCGCCGCCGTTCATTGAGGCTTTCCAACGGCCCAGCGCGCCGACAAACAGGGCGTCGGCCGCCGCCGTGTTGGCCACGGCTCCTGGGTCGATGACGCCGGGGTTCTGCGGCGCCAGCAATTCTTGCTTCACGCTGCACGCGCCGAGGAGCATGCTCCCGGCGACCACCGCGATCGCGGTAGTCGCCCGCCCGGCACGATCTCTAAGTCTCTTCATATCAGAATCGTCCTCGGACTCGGTTTAGTAGTGGAGGTTCGCGCGCACCAGGAAGTACGTGCGCGGCGCCGTCGTGGAGAAGTCGGTCTGTGTATCACCGCCGCTGTAGTTCGCTTCGGGATCCGTGCCGGTGTAGCTCGTCCACGTGTGGAGGTTGCGCGCCGAGAAAACCAGTTGCGCATCACGCGCGCGGATCTTGGAGGCGACGGAGTTCGGCAGCGTCAACGCCGCCGAGACTTCACGCAGCTTCCAATACTGACCGTTCTCGAGGTAGCCGAGCACCGAGGCGTTCGGGTTCTTGGCGCTCGAGTTGGCGACCGCGCGGGCCTGCTGCGAGAGCGGCGTGCTCTTGAGGTTGTTCTCGTACCACGTCGCGAAGTTCTGCGAGTAGAACTGGCCAGACTGGTTGTAGAGGCTGGCGCCGCCCTTGTAGTCCGCGAGCGCCGTGAGGCGCAGCTTGCGGTTGAACAGGTCGATGCCGTTCGTGATCGAGAAGATGTCGCGCGGAACCGAGTAGCCGACGTACACGAAGTTCGCCTGGTTGGTCACTTCGTTCGGCGTGATGATCCCGTCGCCGTTCGCGTCGGCGTACGTGTACGGGCGGGCGAAGAAGCCGTTGATCGACGCGCCGACCGAGTCGCGCGTCGTGCCCGTGCCGATCGTGGGCAGCGGGTTGCCCGCCGCGTCCTTACCGATGTCGTTGATCTTGTTCGAATTGTGCGACGCCGCGAGCGTCACGTCCCAGCCGAGCGCCCGGCGATCGAGCAGCGTGGCGTTGACCGAGAGCTCGAGACCGCTGTTCGACACGGAGCCCAGGTTCTTCACGACCGAGAGGGTCGAGGCACCCGACGAAGCGGCGATCGGCTGCGACACGAGGGCGTCGCTCGTCGACTTCGTGTAGTACGTGACGTCAAAGTGCGCGCGGTTGTTCAACACGCTCGTCTCGAAGCCAAGCTCCGTCTCTTTCGACTGCTCGGGCTTGAGGTTCGGGTTGCCCAGCGCCGCGGCGAGAAGGCCCGGCGAGTCGGCGCCGGCGGTGCCGCCCGCCGTGCCGATGTTCGCGACGCTCGCGTTGAAGGTCTGGAGGGCGACCGTGCTGCCAGGCTGGTTGCCCGACTTGCCGAACGCCGCGCGGAGGCGCAGCTGGTTCATCCAGTCGAAGTGCGGGAAGAAGCTCTCGTCCGAGATGATGTACGAGAGGCTCGCCTTCGGATAGACGACGCGCTGGAACTTCGTACCGAACGCGCTGTTCTGGTCCGTGCGGGCCGCGACGACGAGGAAGAGGCGGTCGCGGATCGAGGCCTGCTCCTGCCCGTAGTAGCCGAGGATCTTCGTCGTGGTCTGGAGCGTGTTGCCGCCCGTGACGACCGCGCCCGCGCCGACCGTCTGCGCGCCTGGCGGAAGGTTCGTTCCGGTGTCGTTCACGCCGTCCTGCTCGTTCTGGCCGTACTCCGTGCCGAGGGTCGTCTTGAAGTTGACCGTCGAGGAGAACTGCCACGTCATGTTGCTCGTGATCTTCGCGCTGAAGTTGCGAAGGTTCGTCTGCGTGTCGCTGATGCGGCCCTGGCGCGTGGCACCGGAGTTCGGGCACTCGGCGAAGCGGCAGATGCCGACGAAGACGTTGTCGGCGAGGTCGAGGCCCGTCGTCGCCTGGTTGGTCATCCAGGGGAGCGGGCGCCACGTGGCGTCGGCCGACCCGAGGAAGCGCTGCGTGCCGTTCGTATTGAAGACCTGGAACGTCTGCGCCGGGCTAAAGCCGCCGTAGCCGTTGCGGTATTCCTTGAGCGTACCGAGCTCGTTGTAACCCAGACCGGCGCTGCCCGTCGGGCCGTTGTGGTTGAAGCCCGGGTTGTTCAACGCGCTGTAGATGAAGCTGAACGTGTTGTTGTCGGTCTGCGGAATGCGCTGGTTCAGGTTCGAGAAGCCGGCGTTCGCGTTGAAGTCGAACTTCGGCGAGAACGCGGCGCTCAGGTTCGCGCGCATGCTGTACTGCTGGTACTGCTCCGGGTTAATCCACTCATCGCGAGCCGGCGTGCCGAGCGAGTCGAGCGTGCGGCGCGCGAACTGCGGCATGAAGATCGGGCCCATCTCGTTCGTCATGTCACCGCTGACGAAGAAGCGAACCTGGTCCGAACCGCCGCTCGCGTTCATGCCGTAGCCGTCGTGGTGACCGAGGTGAATCGGCGACGTCAACGGATTCATGAGTACGTTGTACGACGTGAGACTGTCGAGGAGGCACGAGCCCTGGCTCTCGCTCACGAGCGTGCAGCGCGTGAGCTTGCCGGTCGAGTCGTGGCCCCACGAGGCGTACGTGGTCGGATACGTGTTGCGGTCGCTGACCGCGCCGCCTTCACCGTACCACGTCCAGCGCGTCGAGCCGGCCTTTCCCTTCTTCGTCGTGATGACGATGACGCCGTTCGACGCGTTCGTGCCGTAGAGCGTCGCCGCCGACGGGCCCTTCACGATCTCGATGTCCTCGATCTCGTTCGGATCGAGGTCGTTGAGGA
The Gemmatimonadaceae bacterium DNA segment above includes these coding regions:
- a CDS encoding M23 family metallopeptidase, giving the protein MTTLNMWTGGLVDRWTGPLINRLVALVLAATALVGTRGVAQTPRLSMTPSRPGGGTLTRLTIDRLDGHADSVVSVVGEMAGEPLHFLDAGKEKLQALGAIPVEVSDSVVANVVIARASGKSDTLRLKLPYPHHAPPPPPMGSRGRAPGARRLRVDPRFTARPDSATEARVEHENELARDVGRKAQDTPALWEAAFARPRSAKVTSKFGSGRVFNGRVSSSHLGVDYRGALGDPIYAANRGVVALVDTFFLAGNVVYINHGNGLVTGYFHMSQPEVAIGDTVEKGQEIGKVGATGRVTGPHLHWSARFGALTIDPADLLSLGPPFVTAPATSKASGRSTATARKSSARSVAKRE
- a CDS encoding SusC/RagA family TonB-linked outer membrane protein, with the translated sequence MRFTPSKRAGSGLVPILAAATLLVMPAVLRAQGTITGRVTTAETNEPLSDARVMVVNTSVIVPTGADGRYTIRNAPTGNVEVRVLRVGYQEQKKAVAVSAGASVTVDFQMKPAVVQLQEIVTTATGDQRRVEIGNAVSTLGDVNQKVETTPITNIGDLLVAKAPGVVVLPGAMTGAAPVVRIRGLNSLATNGSGISNAPIYIVDGVHISAGTINLGTGGTTASFLNDLDPNEIEDIEIVKGPSAATLYGTNASNGVIVITTKKGKAGSTRWTWYGEGGAVSDRNTYPTTYASWGHDSTGKLTRCTLVSESQGSCLLDSLTSYNVLMNPLTSPIHLGHHDGYGMNASGGSDQVRFFVSGDMTNEMGPIFMPQFARRTLDSLGTPARDEWINPEQYQQYSMRANLSAAFSPKFDFNANAGFSNLNQRIPQTDNNTFSFIYSALNNPGFNHNGPTGSAGLGYNELGTLKEYRNGYGGFSPAQTFQVFNTNGTQRFLGSADATWRPLPWMTNQATTGLDLADNVFVGICRFAECPNSGATRQGRISDTQTNLRNFSAKITSNMTWQFSSTVNFKTTLGTEYGQNEQDGVNDTGTNLPPGAQTVGAGAVVTGGNTLQTTTKILGYYGQEQASIRDRLFLVVAARTDQNSAFGTKFQRVVYPKASLSYIISDESFFPHFDWMNQLRLRAAFGKSGNQPGSTVALQTFNASVANIGTAGGTAGADSPGLLAAALGNPNLKPEQSKETELGFETSVLNNRAHFDVTYYTKSTSDALVSQPIAASSGASTLSVVKNLGSVSNSGLELSVNATLLDRRALGWDVTLAASHNSNKINDIGKDAAGNPLPTIGTGTTRDSVGASINGFFARPYTYADANGDGIITPNEVTNQANFVYVGYSVPRDIFSITNGIDLFNRKLRLTALADYKGGASLYNQSGQFYSQNFATWYENNLKSTPLSQQARAVANSSAKNPNASVLGYLENGQYWKLREVSAALTLPNSVASKIRARDAQLVFSARNLHTWTSYTGTDPEANYSGGDTQTDFSTTAPRTYFLVRANLHY